From Paenibacillus sp. FSL H8-0537:
GCAATCGGTCTGGGTGTCATTGGCCAATCATGGCTGACCGATCCTACTATTGTTATATGGACCGTTGCCCTGGTCTCCATCTGGCAGCACACCGGATTCCAAATGGCCATCTATCTGGCTGGACTCCAGTCCATTTCGAAGGAGTATTATGAAGCAGCGACGATTGACGGTGCAGGCGCATGGAGTACCTTCAGCAAAATTACGCTCCCGTTATTGCTGCCCGCCATCAATATCAATCTCATGCTGACGCTCATCGGCGGCTTGAAAGTGTTTTCCGAAGTCTTCGTCCTGACTGGCGGCGGACCGGGCAACGCTTCACAGGTTGTCGGAACGATTATTCTCCGTTCTTTTGGAGAAGGCAGCTGGGGCATGGGTACGGCAATCAATACGCTGCTGTTCGCGGCGGTTACCGTTATTTCCATTCCGCTGCTGATCTTCATGCGTCGTAAGGAGGTTGCTGAATAATGAGT
This genomic window contains:
- a CDS encoding sugar ABC transporter permease, with product MKTKSLYPYYLIWPALFIYCIFFVLPALIGLFYSFTDWRLDRETLKFIGLDNFQQIFSDKTLVLALKNTFIFAIVTVIGKNVLGIALAIGLNMRLKSKNLLRAIFYSPSILSVLVISIVFTPMLRTDGTINKFLEAIGLGVIGQSWLTDPTIVIWTVALVSIWQHTGFQMAIYLAGLQSISKEYYEAATIDGAGAWSTFSKITLPLLLPAININLMLTLIGGLKVFSEVFVLTGGGPGNASQVVGTIILRSFGEGSWGMGTAINTLLFAAVTVISIPLLIFMRRKEVAE